ATCACCTCGGCGAGCCCGGCGACGAACTCCCGGCGGGGCAGGGTCCGCAGCGTGCCCACGTCGACCACCACCAGCCGGGGCTGATGGAACGCGCCGATCAGGTTCTTGCCGAGCGCGTGGTTGATCCCGGTCTTCCCGCCGATCGCGGCGTCGACCTGGGCGAGCAGCGTCGTCGGCACCTGCACCAGCGGCAGCCCCCGCAGCAACGTCGACGCGGCGAAGCCGGCGAGGTCGCCCACCACACCGCCGCCGAGCGCGATCAGCGGCGAGCGGCGCTCGATCCCGGCGTCGAGCAGGCGGTCGTAGAGCACCGCGAGCCAGGCGAGGTTCTTGTGCTCCTCGCCGTCGGGGATCTCGACCGCGACGGGAGAGAAGCCCGCCCGGCCGAGCGACGCCGCCACGGGTTCCCGGTACAGGGCTCCGACGCGCTCGCTCGTGACCAGCGCGCAGCGGCCACGGTACCCGGCCGCGGCCAGCCGCGGACCCACCTCGGCAAGGAGGCCCACGCCGATCACGATCGGGTAGGCGCGCGCACCGAGGTCGACGTGCACCTCGTGCGCGGCTGCCTCGACCCTCATGGACGCTCCGGCGGCCACGCCTGGCTCACCGTCCCGCCACGAGGGCCTGCACCCGCTCCGCAAC
This is a stretch of genomic DNA from Deltaproteobacteria bacterium. It encodes these proteins:
- a CDS encoding 3-dehydroquinate synthase, which translates into the protein MRVEAAAHEVHVDLGARAYPIVIGVGLLAEVGPRLAAAGYRGRCALVTSERVGALYREPVAASLGRAGFSPVAVEIPDGEEHKNLAWLAVLYDRLLDAGIERRSPLIALGGGVVGDLAGFAASTLLRGLPLVQVPTTLLAQVDAAIGGKTGINHALGKNLIGAFHQPRLVVVDVGTLRTLPRREFVAGLAEVIKYGVIRDAELFATLEARLDALLGLEEAVLVPVVAACCGHKARVVAADEREEGGERAVLNFGHTVGHALEMLTEYRRLLHGEAVAIGMVAAARVSRALGLCDAATVERLERLVRRAGLPTAMPDDVTPPALALAMHTDKKTAAGRIRFVCVEAIGRTRLVELSAEQVADQL